In one window of Maribacter sp. BPC-D8 DNA:
- a CDS encoding multiheme c-type cytochrome codes for MNNKKNLKIIVFIIFGLFLVYGFWYFKNAIEISSYLEPDVIATHYNGSNFVGSETCLECHENIYKSHLETAHFNTSSKSKKDHIKGRFTEGLNELDLMSVRLKMIEEEGDYYQLSNIKYKTKEVVKSKIEIVIGSGVKGQSHLQWKGNDLYQLQASYFQPTDSWVNSPNFPENALSRKVDDNCLKCHVTFAEPKQESNVSKSYDRERIMLGIDCERCHGPSEKHVQFHRSNPDALIGKFVDNYKEYSRQQRLDACAVCHSGLQGQQIKGNPFSFIAGDTLSLYSKNYRNANSNTKLDVHGNQMGLLSESSCFVNSSKMDCITCHSPHENQRGNADVFNAKCLSCHDVETVNNVAEGQEHNVSQNCITCHMPLVPSEVMKLKLEDGMNEIPVYIRTHLIGIYK; via the coding sequence ATGAATAATAAGAAGAATTTAAAGATTATTGTGTTCATAATTTTTGGATTGTTCTTAGTTTATGGATTTTGGTATTTTAAAAATGCTATCGAAATCTCATCGTATTTAGAACCAGATGTTATAGCTACACATTATAATGGTTCCAATTTTGTAGGGTCTGAAACCTGCTTAGAATGTCATGAAAACATTTATAAATCACATTTAGAAACAGCACATTTCAACACTTCATCTAAGTCTAAAAAAGATCATATTAAAGGACGGTTTACTGAAGGCTTGAACGAGCTTGATTTAATGAGTGTTCGTCTGAAAATGATAGAGGAAGAAGGTGATTACTACCAACTTTCGAACATTAAGTATAAAACAAAAGAAGTAGTAAAATCAAAAATCGAGATTGTTATTGGTTCAGGGGTTAAAGGGCAAAGCCATCTTCAATGGAAAGGGAATGATTTATATCAATTACAAGCTTCTTATTTTCAACCCACAGACTCGTGGGTCAATAGTCCTAATTTTCCCGAAAACGCATTAAGTAGAAAGGTAGATGATAATTGTCTAAAATGTCATGTAACCTTTGCGGAGCCTAAACAGGAATCTAACGTAAGTAAATCTTATGATAGAGAAAGAATAATGTTAGGTATTGATTGTGAACGTTGTCACGGACCTTCTGAGAAACATGTGCAATTCCACAGATCTAATCCTGATGCTTTAATTGGTAAGTTTGTTGATAATTATAAGGAATATTCACGGCAACAACGTTTAGATGCTTGTGCGGTATGTCACTCTGGTTTACAGGGACAGCAGATAAAAGGTAATCCATTTTCCTTCATTGCAGGAGACACCTTGTCTTTGTATTCTAAAAATTATAGAAATGCAAATTCAAATACGAAATTAGATGTTCATGGAAATCAAATGGGATTATTGAGTGAAAGTTCGTGTTTTGTAAACTCATCGAAAATGGATTGTATAACGTGCCATAGTCCTCATGAAAATCAGAGAGGAAATGCTGATGTGTTTAATGCTAAATGTTTGTCGTGCCATGATGTTGAAACGGTAAATAATGTAGCTGAAGGTCAAGAACATAATGTTTCTCAAAATTGTATTACTTGTCATATGCCACTAGTACCTTCTGAAGTTATGAAGTTAAAGTTAGAAGATGGAATGAATGAAATACCCGTCTATATTAGAACGCATCTTATTGGTATTTATAAATGA
- a CDS encoding RagB/SusD family nutrient uptake outer membrane protein, with translation MKKRNWIYISSLITALLFVVACSDEFLDRQPEGQFSEADVATPDGVENLLIGTYNMVPGGGLEGQTWHNDIHSWVFNIASDDALKGTDAGDQPEQSFIEAYDFQSFNVHIRDKWRGLYKGVANANITLTTLAAVEDGISDERRAQVIAEARFLRGLFHFEARKMWRSPVYVDDTNFQLNDLESTKIPNDREIWPLIEADFEAAIAVLPTTQSDVGRPTKWAAKAFLAKAKMYQGWDAAGNANTTKLGEAKVLLDDIIDNGPFILMDKFEDNFKVGTRNNTESIFEVQYAISSAADGASNRGIGLAHPYTDPWGCCGFYQASQNLVNAYKTEDGLPMLDTFNDSNVPFETDETTTLSTYAGTLDPRLDHSVGRPGILYKGFKIYQTDFVRDLTYAGPFFSMKHVAEPEAFGQGGWGNLSANNYRIMRLDMIYLWLAEAEVELGDLERARTLVNEIRTRAANPAGFVPSATQGAERNDFTILEGTPAANYDIATYDDAWTDPATARKAVRFETRLEFALEGHRLFDLQRWGIAAETLNAYIASESQQRSYLQGRSFVEGKNEFFPIPIEAIDRSAIDGQPTLTQDPAY, from the coding sequence ATGAAAAAAAGAAATTGGATTTATATATCCTCATTAATTACAGCACTTCTTTTTGTTGTTGCATGTAGTGATGAGTTTTTAGACAGACAACCCGAAGGTCAATTTAGTGAGGCAGATGTAGCAACACCTGACGGTGTAGAAAACTTACTTATTGGTACATATAATATGGTACCAGGTGGTGGCCTTGAAGGACAGACATGGCATAATGATATTCATAGTTGGGTGTTCAATATAGCTTCTGATGATGCCTTAAAAGGTACAGATGCTGGGGATCAACCAGAACAATCATTTATAGAAGCTTATGATTTTCAATCATTTAATGTTCACATTCGTGATAAATGGAGAGGATTATACAAAGGCGTAGCAAATGCCAATATTACATTAACTACACTTGCAGCTGTTGAAGATGGTATATCTGATGAAAGAAGAGCTCAAGTAATTGCCGAAGCTAGGTTTCTAAGAGGATTATTTCATTTTGAAGCAAGAAAAATGTGGAGGTCGCCAGTGTATGTTGATGACACAAATTTTCAATTAAATGATCTGGAAAGCACCAAAATTCCTAATGACCGAGAAATATGGCCATTAATTGAAGCTGATTTTGAGGCTGCGATAGCAGTGTTACCAACTACACAAAGTGATGTTGGTAGACCAACAAAATGGGCTGCTAAAGCATTTTTAGCTAAAGCTAAAATGTACCAAGGGTGGGATGCTGCTGGTAATGCAAATACAACGAAATTAGGCGAAGCAAAGGTTCTTCTAGATGACATTATTGATAATGGTCCATTTATATTAATGGATAAGTTTGAAGATAATTTCAAAGTTGGAACACGTAACAATACAGAATCTATTTTTGAAGTACAGTATGCAATTAGTAGTGCTGCAGATGGCGCTTCTAATAGAGGTATTGGATTAGCTCATCCATATACTGACCCTTGGGGATGTTGTGGGTTCTACCAGGCTTCGCAGAACTTAGTAAATGCTTATAAAACTGAAGATGGATTACCAATGTTAGACACTTTTAATGATTCTAACGTTCCATTTGAAACTGATGAAACTACCACATTATCTACGTATGCCGGCACATTAGATCCAAGATTGGATCATTCTGTTGGTAGACCAGGTATTTTATACAAAGGTTTTAAAATTTACCAAACCGATTTTGTACGTGATTTAACCTACGCCGGTCCTTTCTTTTCAATGAAGCATGTAGCAGAGCCAGAAGCTTTTGGTCAAGGTGGCTGGGGTAACCTTTCAGCCAACAACTATAGAATCATGAGGTTAGATATGATTTATTTATGGTTAGCAGAAGCTGAAGTTGAATTAGGTGATTTAGAGCGAGCTAGAACCTTAGTAAATGAAATAAGAACAAGAGCTGCAAACCCTGCTGGTTTTGTACCGAGTGCTACACAAGGTGCAGAACGTAATGATTTTACAATTCTTGAAGGAACACCTGCTGCTAATTACGATATAGCAACGTATGACGATGCATGGACAGATCCTGCAACAGCAAGAAAAGCAGTACGATTCGAAACTCGTTTAGAATTTGCTTTAGAAGGACACCGTTTATTTGATCTTCAACGTTGGGGCATCGCTGCAGAAACACTTAACGCTTATATAGCTAGTGAATCTCAACAAAGAAGTTATTTACAAGGCAGGTCATTTGTAGAAGGTAAAAATGAGTTCTTTCCTATTCCTATTGAAGCTATTGACAGATCAGCTATTGATGGACAACCTACATTAACACAAGATCCAGCTTATTAA
- a CDS encoding prolyl oligopeptidase family serine peptidase has product MRLILYIILLVIFQSCASQAKPILIDSEMETNVKENLAYYLYYPEDYEEEPEKDFPILLFLHGGGESGDSLVTVKRNGPPKLIVQGKKFPFLILAPQNPNAKKWWNTRAVKQLLDSIVDNNRIDKRRIYLTGLSRGGGAAWELAVQYPDTFAAMAVVCGMAPLPYASWINREMPIWVFHGEKDKSIPFSESENMVAKLKEMGYEVIFTRYPNVGHSAWIKAYETEALYDWFMNQELD; this is encoded by the coding sequence ATGAGGTTAATTTTATATATTATTTTACTGGTTATTTTTCAAAGTTGTGCATCTCAGGCAAAACCTATTCTGATAGATTCAGAAATGGAAACGAATGTAAAAGAGAATCTAGCCTATTACTTGTATTACCCAGAAGATTACGAGGAGGAGCCTGAAAAAGATTTTCCGATATTATTATTTTTACATGGTGGTGGCGAATCGGGCGATAGTTTGGTTACGGTGAAAAGAAACGGTCCGCCAAAACTAATAGTGCAGGGTAAGAAGTTTCCGTTTTTAATATTGGCTCCGCAGAACCCGAATGCCAAAAAATGGTGGAATACGAGGGCGGTAAAGCAATTGCTAGACTCCATTGTAGATAATAATAGAATCGATAAACGTAGAATTTATTTAACCGGATTAAGTAGAGGCGGCGGAGCAGCATGGGAATTAGCAGTACAGTACCCTGATACTTTTGCAGCCATGGCAGTAGTTTGCGGTATGGCACCTTTACCTTATGCCTCGTGGATTAATCGCGAAATGCCAATTTGGGTTTTTCATGGCGAGAAAGATAAATCAATTCCGTTTTCCGAATCTGAAAATATGGTAGCTAAATTAAAAGAAATGGGCTACGAGGTCATATTTACCAGATACCCTAATGTAGGTCATAGTGCCTGGATCAAGGCATACGAAACAGAAGCTTTGTATGATTGGTTTATGAATCAGGAATTAGACTAA
- a CDS encoding SusC/RagA family TonB-linked outer membrane protein: MNQKLDFKLVKSKGKSSFLSHGFLLILACICTQEIVANEKLTTSKEVKLTIVQNTVTGTVSDEMGPLPGASVLVKGTTNGTQTDFDGNYTIDAPSNATLVISYIGYKTMEIAVDNQTTISVTLQEDASKLDEVVVTGYGTQAKKDLTGAVSVVDTEDLLAIPATTFAQQLQGRAAGVNIVNDARAGGEATVRIRGFGTLGNNDPLYIIDGVPSQTQSNLNPNDIESLQVLKDASAASIYGSRAANGVIIITTKKGKMGKPQITYNTFYGIQSAAEDVDALNAADLGKYLYLADLYAGVTPSHGQYSYGPNGEVTIPDFVFPSGASAGDVGTDPNLYSLTPENIYAITESADTNWWDAITRSAPIMSHNLSASGATENARYAFSLNYFEQSEIIKFSDYNRVSIRANTEFKALSQKLTLGENFTASFENKKGVVNNFDEQGPVQGSYKHHPLLPIYDIAGNFAGSRGANLGNNYNPFASLSRNQDDRTYGLRLLGNVFANYDITPNISVRSSFGLDSRVERNRDIERPQPEYVEGNFINSSTAREQYEYQWTWTNTVNYSKTFNEKHNFAAYVGVESIQQFEERFEASRQRFKFETNNIISYLDLGDATTSSNRGYVWQDYSLWSQFGKLNYDYDGKYLAQVTLRNDSSSRFQQAANSAVFPAFSLGWRVSDESFMDGVEWIDDLKLRYGWGQTGNQQIGDYNAYTTFRSDIGTGGYPIDGSTGSPTIGFSTQAFGNPDAKWETTTQGNFGIDAVMFDSKVNFNLDIYSRTTADMLIEVPPTYTAGQATVPSFNVGELVNKGLDLGLGYSDDKGDFGYSVNVNWSTYDNEVTELGGENIRIFGRSERIPALSITQEGLPVSSFYGFKTLGLFQTQAEADAWAPYGDYNAPGKFKIADVNNDGEINDDDRTVIGTPHPDFTYGININLTYKNLALNVFGNGSQGNDVFNYTRYFADFNTFQGNKSTRALYDAWQPTNPQSDPSTWVAANPNATTPIMDRNDAVSSRPSSYFIEDASFFRLKNIQLTYNFDQNLLESIGGIANANIYVQGQNLATFTKYTGLNPEVQLSNTDDSRRNLTLGYDGGGLPVARTFTLGLNVTLK; the protein is encoded by the coding sequence ATGAATCAAAAACTAGATTTTAAATTAGTGAAATCCAAAGGAAAATCATCATTCCTAAGCCATGGGTTTCTACTGATTTTAGCTTGTATTTGCACGCAAGAAATCGTAGCAAATGAAAAATTAACAACTTCGAAGGAAGTTAAATTAACAATTGTTCAAAATACCGTCACAGGAACGGTTTCAGACGAAATGGGTCCATTACCAGGTGCTAGTGTACTTGTAAAAGGAACAACTAATGGTACCCAAACCGATTTTGACGGAAATTACACTATTGATGCTCCAAGCAATGCTACATTAGTGATTAGCTACATTGGTTATAAAACCATGGAAATTGCAGTTGACAATCAAACAACTATTAGTGTTACTCTTCAAGAAGATGCGAGTAAATTGGATGAAGTTGTAGTTACCGGGTATGGTACTCAGGCGAAAAAAGACTTGACAGGGGCAGTTAGTGTCGTTGACACAGAAGACCTTTTAGCTATACCGGCAACAACGTTCGCCCAACAACTTCAAGGTAGAGCTGCAGGTGTAAACATTGTTAATGATGCAAGAGCTGGTGGCGAAGCTACTGTGCGTATTAGAGGTTTTGGTACCTTAGGCAACAATGACCCGTTATATATTATCGACGGAGTTCCTTCTCAGACGCAATCTAACCTTAACCCAAATGATATAGAATCATTACAGGTTTTAAAAGATGCCTCTGCCGCATCTATTTACGGTTCAAGAGCTGCAAATGGGGTAATTATCATTACCACAAAAAAAGGTAAAATGGGTAAGCCACAAATTACCTATAATACTTTTTATGGAATTCAATCTGCCGCTGAAGATGTTGACGCTTTAAATGCAGCAGATTTAGGTAAATATTTATATTTAGCCGATTTATATGCTGGTGTAACACCAAGCCATGGTCAATATAGTTATGGACCAAATGGCGAAGTAACTATTCCTGATTTCGTTTTCCCGAGTGGAGCAAGTGCAGGTGATGTAGGTACCGACCCAAATTTATATTCATTAACTCCAGAAAACATCTATGCAATCACAGAATCGGCAGATACAAATTGGTGGGATGCTATTACACGCTCTGCTCCAATAATGAGTCATAATCTTTCTGCCTCAGGTGCTACTGAAAATGCCCGTTATGCTTTTAGTTTAAATTATTTTGAGCAATCTGAAATTATTAAGTTTTCTGATTACAATAGAGTATCTATTAGAGCAAATACAGAATTTAAAGCTTTAAGTCAAAAATTAACTTTGGGTGAAAATTTTACCGCTTCTTTTGAAAACAAAAAAGGTGTTGTAAACAATTTTGATGAACAAGGTCCTGTACAGGGATCATATAAACATCATCCACTTTTACCAATTTATGATATTGCCGGTAACTTTGCAGGAAGTAGAGGTGCTAACTTGGGTAACAATTACAACCCTTTTGCAAGCTTATCTAGAAACCAGGACGATCGTACTTATGGATTACGTTTATTAGGGAATGTTTTTGCAAATTATGACATTACACCTAACATTAGTGTTCGTTCTAGTTTTGGTTTAGATAGTAGAGTGGAAAGAAATAGAGATATAGAAAGACCACAACCAGAATATGTAGAAGGTAATTTCATCAATAGTTCTACAGCTCGTGAGCAATACGAATATCAATGGACATGGACCAATACGGTAAATTATTCTAAAACATTTAATGAAAAGCATAATTTCGCTGCCTATGTTGGGGTTGAATCTATTCAACAATTTGAGGAGCGTTTTGAAGCATCTCGTCAACGTTTCAAATTTGAAACTAATAATATTATAAGTTATTTAGACTTAGGAGATGCAACCACTTCAAGTAACCGTGGTTATGTATGGCAAGATTATTCTTTATGGTCACAATTTGGAAAATTAAACTATGATTACGATGGTAAATACTTAGCACAAGTAACTTTAAGAAATGACTCTTCTTCTAGATTTCAACAAGCAGCAAATAGTGCTGTTTTCCCAGCATTTAGTTTAGGCTGGAGAGTATCTGATGAGAGCTTTATGGATGGTGTTGAATGGATAGATGACTTAAAACTTAGATATGGTTGGGGACAAACTGGCAACCAACAAATTGGAGATTATAATGCCTATACTACCTTTCGTTCCGATATTGGCACAGGCGGTTATCCAATAGATGGCAGCACAGGCTCACCAACTATAGGATTCTCCACTCAAGCCTTCGGTAACCCAGATGCTAAATGGGAAACTACAACGCAAGGCAATTTTGGTATAGATGCCGTTATGTTCGATAGTAAAGTGAATTTCAACTTGGATATTTATAGCCGTACAACAGCTGACATGTTAATTGAAGTTCCACCAACGTATACTGCAGGTCAAGCAACTGTACCATCATTTAATGTTGGTGAATTAGTGAATAAAGGCCTTGATTTAGGATTAGGTTATAGTGACGATAAGGGTGATTTTGGGTATAGTGTAAATGTAAACTGGTCAACTTATGATAATGAAGTAACTGAATTAGGTGGTGAGAACATTCGAATTTTTGGACGAAGTGAAAGAATTCCTGCTTTATCAATTACGCAAGAAGGTTTACCAGTTTCTTCTTTTTACGGGTTTAAGACCTTAGGTCTTTTTCAAACTCAGGCAGAAGCAGACGCTTGGGCTCCTTATGGAGATTACAACGCGCCTGGTAAATTTAAAATTGCCGATGTAAATAATGACGGTGAAATAAACGATGATGACCGTACAGTAATAGGTACACCTCACCCAGATTTCACATACGGCATAAATATAAATCTTACTTATAAAAATTTAGCGCTTAATGTATTCGGTAATGGGTCACAAGGTAATGATGTATTTAATTACACTCGTTATTTTGCAGATTTCAACACCTTTCAAGGTAATAAATCAACAAGAGCACTTTATGATGCATGGCAACCAACAAATCCGCAATCAGACCCTTCAACTTGGGTAGCAGCAAATCCGAATGCCACTACTCCAATAATGGATCGTAATGATGCTGTTAGTAGTCGTCCTTCATCATACTTCATAGAAGATGCTTCTTTTTTCCGTTTAAAAAACATACAGCTTACTTATAATTTTGATCAAAACTTATTGGAATCAATTGGCGGTATTGCTAATGCTAATATTTATGTTCAAGGTCAAAACTTGGCTACGTTTACTAAATACACAGGGCTTAACCCAGAAGTACAATTAAGTAACACTGATGATTCAAGAAGAAACCTTACGTTAGGTTATGATGGTGGTGGTTTACCAGTAGCACGTACATTCACTTTAGGCTTAAATGTAACTTTAAAATAA
- a CDS encoding VCBS repeat-containing protein, with protein sequence MRIFSVITITLLTISIFSCNQKESTSLFKVVSASESGIDFNNKIVETDSFNILTSEYIFNGGGVAIGDFNNDNMPDIFFSGNQVSNKLYLNQGNFKFKDVSKESGIEALNKWNTGVALADINNDGFLDIYVCSAMLDSAEEKKNILYINQGLNKNNIPTFIDKASEFGVEESANSMGASFFDYNKDGLLDLYVLNNVDIHVLPSNFRKKITNGSALSNDKLYKNNGDGTFTDVTIEAGITIEGYGLGLSIADLNYDGWSDIYVSNDYLSNDILYINNQDGTFSNKIKENTKHQSKFSMGNDISDFNNDGYLDIITLDMLGETNERLKTTLSGNKYTEYILNDRFDYEYQHTRNMLQKGNGNNVPFSEIGLMAGVSKTDWSWSPLFADMDNDGYQDILITNGFPRDITDLDFGDFKFNVSRYLSPAQILDSIPKIKIPNYAYKNNKNNQFTDASEEWGIGIPSFSNGAAFADLDNDGDLDYIVNNINDEALIFQNNTDQKDGQHNYLSIELLDTSLKSLKTGAKIAIKFKDGTFQYQEHHTYRGYMSTVEDIAHFGLGDKKQIASVEVLWADYKFQKLENVESNQRLTIKYEDANSIVSEDLNFPFVAKDVAPIFKEVSNAIGINYLHEEKDIVDYNIQRTIPHKLTQNGPVIATGDLNGDGIEDFIIGSSSGMSPQLFFQDKEGNFKQKTLFSDEENKMYEEESIALFDLENDGDLDMYLVSGSNEFDLESIHYTDRLLLNDGKGNFTVSIDKMPVVKASASVVSISDFDKDGFVDLFVGGRTPYSKYPTAEKSFLLKNENGILKDVTDSITPELRNLGMVTDAVWADIDLDGNDDLIIVGEFMPITIFKNNRTSIDKLEKTGVEELSGWWESIVKTDIDNDGDIDFIVGNLGMNNFYQPSSERPVTVIAKDFDNNGTIDPVMFAYFKESFDNPTYKSFPVNFWGDLNGQSPLFRGKFSTFKEYSKATISSLFNDEELQGSTKLIGNFDKSIILENMGDGTFKYNALPIEAQVAPINGITTLDYNNDGNEDILLVGNDFGNEVFIGRYEAFNGLLLENDGKGDYKTINTIESGFLVPGDAKSIIKVNSNQEDRPYFIVTQNRDSVRVFQKN encoded by the coding sequence TAATAAGTTATACTTAAATCAAGGTAATTTCAAATTTAAAGATGTCTCTAAAGAATCTGGTATAGAAGCACTAAATAAATGGAATACCGGTGTTGCTCTGGCAGATATAAATAACGACGGTTTTTTAGACATTTATGTATGTTCTGCCATGCTAGACAGTGCTGAAGAAAAGAAAAACATTTTATACATAAATCAGGGTTTAAATAAAAATAACATACCCACATTTATAGATAAGGCTAGTGAATTTGGAGTTGAAGAATCAGCCAATAGTATGGGAGCATCTTTTTTTGATTATAATAAAGATGGGCTTTTAGATTTATATGTTTTAAACAATGTTGACATTCATGTTTTACCTTCTAACTTCAGAAAGAAAATTACTAATGGCTCTGCGTTGAGCAATGATAAATTATATAAAAACAATGGCGACGGTACTTTTACAGATGTCACCATAGAAGCTGGCATAACTATAGAAGGTTATGGTTTAGGACTTTCTATTGCCGATTTAAATTACGATGGATGGTCAGATATCTACGTAAGTAATGACTACCTATCTAATGACATTCTATATATAAACAATCAAGATGGTACCTTTTCAAATAAGATAAAAGAGAACACGAAACACCAAAGTAAGTTCTCTATGGGTAATGATATATCTGATTTCAATAATGATGGCTATTTAGATATCATCACTTTAGATATGCTTGGGGAAACCAACGAGAGGTTAAAAACTACTTTATCAGGAAACAAGTACACCGAGTATATCTTAAATGACCGTTTTGATTATGAATACCAGCACACCAGAAACATGCTGCAGAAAGGCAATGGAAACAATGTACCGTTTAGTGAAATTGGTTTAATGGCAGGCGTATCAAAAACAGATTGGAGCTGGTCTCCCCTATTTGCTGATATGGATAACGATGGCTATCAAGATATATTAATTACAAATGGATTTCCAAGAGACATTACCGACTTAGATTTTGGTGATTTCAAATTTAACGTAAGTAGATACCTAAGTCCCGCACAAATTTTAGACTCTATTCCTAAAATAAAGATTCCTAATTACGCCTATAAGAATAACAAAAACAACCAGTTTACAGATGCGAGCGAAGAATGGGGAATAGGCATTCCCTCTTTCTCCAATGGTGCAGCATTTGCTGATCTAGATAACGATGGTGATTTAGATTATATCGTAAATAACATAAACGACGAAGCTCTTATTTTTCAAAACAATACGGATCAAAAAGATGGTCAACATAATTACCTAAGTATAGAGTTATTAGATACTTCTTTAAAATCGCTAAAGACAGGAGCAAAAATTGCAATAAAATTTAAAGACGGTACTTTTCAATACCAAGAACACCATACGTATAGGGGCTATATGTCTACCGTGGAAGATATAGCGCATTTTGGACTAGGTGATAAAAAGCAAATAGCATCTGTTGAAGTACTTTGGGCAGATTACAAGTTTCAAAAATTAGAGAACGTTGAAAGTAACCAAAGGTTAACCATAAAATACGAGGATGCAAATTCTATCGTTTCAGAAGATTTAAATTTTCCATTTGTCGCAAAAGATGTAGCACCAATTTTCAAAGAGGTTTCAAATGCTATTGGTATAAACTATTTACACGAAGAAAAAGATATTGTAGATTATAATATACAACGAACTATACCACATAAACTTACACAAAATGGTCCTGTTATAGCTACCGGAGATCTTAACGGCGATGGTATAGAAGATTTTATTATTGGCAGTTCTTCAGGTATGTCTCCTCAATTATTTTTTCAAGACAAAGAAGGTAACTTCAAGCAAAAGACATTATTTAGCGATGAAGAAAATAAAATGTATGAAGAGGAAAGTATTGCTTTATTCGATTTGGAAAATGATGGCGATTTAGATATGTACTTAGTTTCTGGTAGTAATGAATTTGACTTAGAAAGCATTCACTATACAGATCGATTATTACTGAATGATGGTAAAGGAAACTTTACGGTTTCAATCGATAAAATGCCAGTGGTTAAGGCAAGTGCATCAGTTGTCTCCATCTCAGATTTTGACAAAGACGGTTTCGTCGACCTCTTCGTTGGTGGCAGAACCCCTTATTCAAAATATCCCACTGCGGAAAAAAGCTTCTTACTAAAAAACGAAAACGGCATATTAAAAGATGTGACAGATAGTATTACTCCAGAATTAAGAAACCTAGGTATGGTTACCGATGCAGTTTGGGCAGATATTGATTTAGACGGAAATGATGACTTGATTATTGTTGGTGAATTTATGCCTATCACTATTTTCAAAAACAATAGAACTAGTATCGATAAATTAGAAAAAACAGGAGTTGAAGAACTTTCTGGTTGGTGGGAAAGTATTGTAAAAACTGACATAGACAATGATGGTGACATTGATTTTATAGTAGGTAACTTGGGTATGAACAACTTCTATCAACCATCATCAGAAAGACCAGTTACCGTAATAGCAAAAGATTTTGATAACAACGGTACTATTGACCCTGTCATGTTCGCTTATTTTAAAGAGAGCTTTGACAATCCTACATACAAATCATTTCCAGTAAACTTTTGGGGAGATTTAAATGGTCAAAGTCCACTATTTAGAGGCAAATTCAGCACTTTTAAAGAATACTCTAAAGCAACCATCTCAAGTTTATTTAACGATGAAGAATTACAAGGATCAACAAAACTTATTGGCAATTTCGATAAAAGTATAATTTTAGAAAACATGGGCGATGGTACATTTAAATACAATGCATTACCAATAGAAGCACAAGTTGCTCCAATTAATGGAATTACGACATTAGATTATAACAATGACGGCAATGAAGATATATTGTTGGTAGGTAATGATTTTGGAAATGAAGTCTTCATAGGACGATATGAGGCTTTCAACGGCTTATTATTAGAGAATGATGGCAAAGGTGATTACAAAACCATTAATACCATTGAAAGTGGATTTCTAGTTCCCGGTGATGCCAAAAGCATCATAAAGGTAAATAGTAATCAAGAAGACCGACCATACTTTATTGTTACTCAGAACAGAGATTCCGTAAGGGTATTTCAGAAGAACTAA